TTTACTTGTAATTTTTTAAAAAGTTGCTCACGGTAACCATCAATTGTTTTTGGACTTAAATGCATCACATCTGCAATCTCTTTATACGTCATTTCTGTACTTGCCAATTTTAAAAATTCCAATTCTCTGTCTAAAAGCTTTATTTTAGGTTCTTCAGTAGGGTGTAGTGAATGTACTAAGGTATCTGAAACTCTTTTTGAATGGTAATAACCTTCATTAATTAAGGCTAATAATGCTTCTTTTAAAATGTCAGGATGGATATCTTTGAGTAAATACCCTTTCGCTCCATTCTTAATCATTTTTAAAATAGAACTTTCATTATCGTCCATAGATAAAGCTAACACTTTAATACTTGGGTAATTTTCATTTAAAAACTTAGTCGTTTCTAAGCCGTCC
The nucleotide sequence above comes from Aureibaculum algae. Encoded proteins:
- a CDS encoding response regulator transcription factor, with protein sequence MSKHNVAIIDDHLLFAQSLKGLINTFSEFEVTQHALNGKIFIDNLKNESNLPEIALMDLNMPIMDGLETTKFLNENYPSIKVLALSMDDNESSILKMIKNGAKGYLLKDIHPDILKEALLALINEGYYHSKRVSDTLVHSLHPTEEPKIKLLDRELEFLKLASTEMTYKEIADVMHLSPKTIDGYREQLFKKLQVKNRIGMVVYALKNDLA